In Gossypium arboreum isolate Shixiya-1 chromosome 5, ASM2569848v2, whole genome shotgun sequence, a single genomic region encodes these proteins:
- the LOC108452370 gene encoding SUMO-conjugating enzyme SCE1-like isoform X4 gives MSDGIARSRLAEERKAWRKNHPHTDWEGGYFPLTINFSEDYPSKPPICKFPNGFFHPNVYPSGNVCLSILSERRGWRPSITVTQILVGIQDLLDQPNASDYAQTEGYRLYVSANTEPRFVPGKSSTASPAISTVSLVIC, from the exons atgtccGACGGTATCGCGCGTAGCCGTCTTGCGGAGGAACGAAAAGCCTGGCGCAAAAATCATCCCCAT ACTGATTGGGAAGGTGGCTACTTTCCTCTTACTATCAACTTCAGTGAGGACTACCCTAGCAAACCCCCTATATGCAAGTTTCCAAATGGTTTCTTCCACCCTAATGTTTATCCTTCAGGAAATGTGTGCTTATCTATCCTCAGCGAGCGCCGT GGGTGGAGACCCTCCATTACAGTGACGCAAATCCTTGTGGGCATTCAAGATTTGCTTGATCAACCTAATGCTAGCGACTATGCACAAACAGAGGGATATCGGCTTTACGTATCT GCTAATACAGAACCCAGATTTGTACCGGGAAAGAGTTCAACAGCAAGTCCTGCAATATCCACCGTCTCTCTAGTTATATGCTAG
- the LOC108453007 gene encoding probable inactive receptor kinase At5g67200 → MLNERLRLLLILQRLFSILLLVLCGEAAKLLTSPEATALLGFQSKADLRNHLGFSRNASIPFCDWQGVTCYQQKVVRLILEDLSLGGVFAPNTLSQLGQLRVLSLQNNSLTGPIPDLSALVNLKTLFLDHNFFTGSFPVSTLSFHRLRTLDLSYNNLTGNIPNSLTYLDRLYYLRLDRNWFNGTIPPFNQSSLKTFNISGNNLTGAIPVTPTLQRFEFSSFSWNPGLCGEIIHKECHPRPHFFGPTAAVVAPPPTVALGQSAEEHGVELAQPQPSSKQHKRTAIIIGFSTGVFVLIGSLLCFVLAVRKQTDKKQSTAAAESDDGAAAAQAAAVIQMEQETVLEEKVKRVQGMQVAKSGNLIFCAGEAQLYSLDQLMRASAELLGRGTVGTTYKAVLDNRTVVTVKRLDAGKLAATTKEMFEQHMESVGGLRHPNLVPLRAYFQAKEERLLIYDFQSNGSLFSLIHGSKSTRAKPLHWTSCLKIAEDVAQGLSYIHQAWRLVHGNLKSTNVLLGPDFEACLADYCLAALVTSVHEEDPDGIARKPPEIRNSNHQATSKSDVFTYGVLLLELLSGKPPSQQPPLAPDEMMHWLRSCREDDGGDDERLGMLLGVAISCSLSSPEQRPTMWQVLKMLQEIKEAVLMENGELDPLSRTC, encoded by the exons ATGCTGAACGAAAGACTTCGTCTTCTTCTTATTCTTCAAAGGCTCTTCTCCATTTTGTTGTTGGTATTATGCGGTGAAGCTGCAAAGCTATTGACATCACCTGAGGCTACTGCTCTTCTGGGTTTTCAGTCTAAAGCCGATCTGAGAAACCATCTCGGGTTCTCACGGAATGCAAGCATTCCCTTTTGTGATTGGCAGGGAGTTACATGTTACCAGCAAAAAGTGGTACGTCTCATTTTGGAAGATCTAAGTCTCGGTGGCGTTTTTGCTCCCAACACATTGTCCCAACTTGGCCAGCTCCGGGTTTTGAGTCTCCAAAACAACTCTCTCACTGGTCCGATTCCTGATCTTTCAGCCCTCGTCAACCTCAAAACCCTCTTTCTCGATCATAATTTCTTCACTGGTTCCTTCCCTGTTTCGACTCTTTCCTTTCACAGATTAAGAACCCTTGATTTATCCTACAACAACCTCACTGGCAACATACCAAACTCATTAACTTATTTAGACCGGTTATACTACCTTCGGTTGGACCGGAACTGGTTTAATGGAACGATTCCTCCGTTTAACCAGTCTTCCCTTAAAACCTTTAACATTTCAGGGAACAACCTTACTGGTGCAATTCCAGTGACCCCAACGTTGCAACGATTTGAGTTCTCTTCATTTTCATGGAACCCTGGTCTTTGTGGAGAGATTATTCACAAAGAATGTCATCCAAGGCCCCACTTCTTCGGTCCCACAGCCGCAGTTGTGGCGCCTCCGCCTACGGTGGCTCTTGGTCAAAGTGCAGAAGAGCATGGGGTGGAGTTGGCTCAGCCTCAGCCAAGTTCAAAGCAACACAAAAGGACCGCGATTATTATAGGTTTTTCTACCGGGGTCTTTGTTCTTATTGGTTCACTTCTTTGCTTCGTCTTGGCAGTAAGGAAACAGACAGATAAAAAACAATCAACTGCTGCGGCTGAATCCGATGATGGGGCGGCTGCAGCACAAGCTGCGGCGGTGATTCAAATGGAACAAGAAACCGTGTTAGAAGAGAAAGTAAAGAGAGTGCAAGGAATGCAAGTTGCCAAGAGCGGAAACTTGATATTCTGTGCGGGTGAGGCGCAGTTGTATTCGCTGGACCAGCTGATGAGAGCGTCAGCTGAGTTGCTTGGGAGGGGAACCGTAGGGACGACGTACAAGGCAGTGCTTGATAATCGTACGGTGGTGACGGTCAAGAGGCTGGATGCCGGGAAATTAGCAGCCACGACGAAGGAAATGTTCGAGCAACACATGGAATCAGTTGGCGGTTTAAGGCATCCCAATTTGGTCCCCCTCAGGGCTTATTTCCAAGCCAAAGAAGAGAGGCTTCTTATCTATGATTTTCAGTCCAATGGCAGTCTTTTCTCCCTCATTCACG GATCGAAATCAACAAGGGCAAAGCCACTCCACTGGACGTCCTGCTTGAAGATAGCCGAGGACGTAGCGCAAGGTCTCTCCTATATTCACCAAGCATGGAGGCTTGTCCACGGCAATCTCAAGTCCACTAACGTCCTTCTCGGCCCTGACTTTGAGGCCTGTCTTGCCGACTACTGCCTGGCAGCCCTAGTTACTTCTGTACACGAAGAAGATCCCGATGGCATCGCACGTAAACCTCCGGAAATTCGCAATTCGAATCACCAGGCGACATCGAAATCCGACGTTTTTACATATGGAGTTTTATTGTTGGAGCTTCTGTCAGGGAAACCTCCTTCCCAGCAGCCGCCGTTGGCGCCGGATGAGATGATGCATTGGCTTAGGTCCTGTCGAGAAGACGATGGAGGGGATGATGAAAGGTTAGGGATGCTGCTTGGAGTGGCCATATCCTGTAGTTTGAGCTCTCCTGAACAAAGGCCCACGATGTGGCAAGTCCTGAAGATGTTACAGGAGATTAAAGAAGCTGTATTAATGGAGAACGGTGAATTGGACCCACTTTCTAGGACgtgctaa
- the LOC108452370 gene encoding SUMO-conjugating enzyme SCE1-like isoform X2: MSDGIARSRLAEERKAWRKNHPHGFVAKPMSAPDGSVNLLVWHCVIPGKTDWEGGYFPLTINFSEDYPSKPPICKFPNGFFHPNVYPSGNVCLSILSERRGWRPSITVTQILVGIQDLLDQPNASDYAQTEGYRLYVSANTEPRFVPGKSSTASPAISTVSLVIC, from the exons atgtccGACGGTATCGCGCGTAGCCGTCTTGCGGAGGAACGAAAAGCCTGGCGCAAAAATCATCCCCAT GGTTTTGTGGCTAAGCCTATGTCAGCGCCAGATGGGTCTGTTAATTTGTTGGTTTGGCATTGTGTTATCCCCGGCAAA ACTGATTGGGAAGGTGGCTACTTTCCTCTTACTATCAACTTCAGTGAGGACTACCCTAGCAAACCCCCTATATGCAAGTTTCCAAATGGTTTCTTCCACCCTAATGTTTATCCTTCAGGAAATGTGTGCTTATCTATCCTCAGCGAGCGCCGT GGGTGGAGACCCTCCATTACAGTGACGCAAATCCTTGTGGGCATTCAAGATTTGCTTGATCAACCTAATGCTAGCGACTATGCACAAACAGAGGGATATCGGCTTTACGTATCT GCTAATACAGAACCCAGATTTGTACCGGGAAAGAGTTCAACAGCAAGTCCTGCAATATCCACCGTCTCTCTAGTTATATGCTAG
- the LOC108453006 gene encoding kinesin-like protein KIN-4A isoform X2 gives MEAAAASEDCCVKVAVHVRPLIGDEKLQGCKDCVTVTSGKPQVQIGTHSFTFDHVYGSTGSPSSSMFEECIVPLVDGLFQGYNATVLAYGQTGSGKTYTMGTGFKDGCQTGIIPQVMNALFGKIESLKHQIEFQLHVSFIEILKEEVRDLLDPTSLNKSDAASPNTGKVHVPGKPPIQIRESSNGVITLAGSTEVSVSTLKEMAACLEQGSLSRATGSTNMNNQSSRSHAIFTITLEQMRKLNPVSGDGSPNDIMSEEYLCAKLHLVDLAGSERAKRTGSDGMRFKEGVHINKGLLALGNVISALGDEKKRKEGVHVPYRDSKLTRLLQDSLGGNSRTVMIACISPADINAEETLNTLKYANRARNIQNKPVVNRDPMSNEMLKMRQQLEHLQAELCARGGSDEVQVLKERIAWLEAANEDLCQELQEFRSRCTIVDQRETDAQDGSPCSVKSDGLKRNLHSIESSDYQMGETMIADSREVDEAAAKEWEHTLLQNTMDKELHELNRRLEEKESEMKLFGGDTIALKHHFGKKIQELEDEKRAVQQERDRLLAEIENLSAGSDGQKQKVQDIHAQKLKSLEAQILDLKKKQENQVQLLKQKQKSDEAAKRLQDEIQSIKAQKVQLQHRIKQEAEQFRQWKASREKELLQLRKEGRRNEYERHKLQALNQRQKMVLQRKTEEAAMATKRLKELLEARKSSARDNTAIANGNGTNGQTNEKALQRWLDHELEVMVNVHEVRFEYEKQSQVRAALAEELAVLKQVDEFASKGLSPPRGKNGFARASSMSPNARVARISSLENMLSISSNSLVAMASQLSEAEERERAFTNRGRWNQLRSMGDAKNLLQYMFNSLGDTRCQLWEKDMEIKEMKEQLKELVGLLRQSELRRKEVENELREQADAIALATAATGNSPNSLKHVADDMNGSLSPMSVPAQKQLKYSPGIVNGPARESAAFIGQTRKMLPLGQLPMKKLVAIGQAGNGKLWRWKRSHHQWLLQFKWKWQKPWRLSEWIRHSDETMIRARPRSQALTHRG, from the exons ATGGAAGCTGCTGCAGCTTCTGAGGACTGTTGTGTTAAGGTTGCGGTTCATGTAAGACCGCTTATTGGTGATGAAAAGCTTCAAGGTTGTAAAGATTGTGTTACTGTCACCTCAGGAAAGCCACAG GTACAAATTGGGACACATTCTTTTACATTTGATCATGTCTATGGAAGCACCGGTTCTCCCTCATCTTCCATGTTTGAGGAATGCATTGTTCCCCTTGTCGATGGCTTATTCCAAGGATACAATGCTACTGTTCTTGCTTATGGACAG ACCGGATCGGGTAAAACGTATACTATGGGCACAGGCTTCAAAGATGGTTGCCAAACAGGAATCATTCCTCAAGTAATGAATGCTTTGTTTGGCAAGATTGAAAGCCTAAAACATCAAATAGAATTTCAATTGCACGTTTCCTTCATCGAG ATTTTGAAAGAAGAAGTGCGAGATTTGCTGGATCCTACTTCTTTGAACAAATCAGATGCTGCAAGTCCGAATACGGGGAAAGTACATGTCCCTGGCAAACCACCAATACAGATTCGTGAATCATCAAATGGTGTTATTACACTTGCAGGATCTACGGAAGTTAGTGTCAGTACATTAAAAGAAATGGCTGCTTGCCTAGAACAGGGATCATTGAGTAGGGCAACAGGGAGTACAAACATGAACAACCAGTCAAG TCGCTCACATGCAATCTTCACCATCACCTTAGAGCAAATGCGTAAACTCAATCCTGTTTCTGGAGATGGAAGTCCTAATGACATTATGAGTGAAGAATATCTTTGTGCCAAGTTACATTTGGTTGATCTTGCTGGATCGGAGCGAGCAAAAAGAACGGGTTCCGATGGTATGCGTTTTAAAGAAG GAGTTCATATCAACAAGGGTCTGCTTGCACTTGGTAATGTCATCAGTGCACTTGGTGATGAAAAAAAGCGAAAAGAAGGTGTTCATGTTCCATATCGAGATAGTAAACTTACTCGGCTTTTGCAG GATTCACTTGGTGGCAACAGCAGAACTGTGATGATAG CCTGCATTAGTCCTGCTGACATCAATGCAGAGGAAACCCTTAATACTCTAAAGTATGCAAATCGTGCTCGCAACATCCAAAACAAGCCCGTT GTTAACCGAGATCCTATGTCCAATGAGATGCTAAAGATGCGTCAACAATTAGAGCATCTGCAAGCAGAACTTTGTGCACGTGGGGGTTCTGATGAAGTACAG GTTCTCAAGGAAAGGATTGCTTGGCTTGAAGCTGCTAATGAGGATCTTTGCCAAGAGCTTCAGGAGTTCCGTAGCAGATGCACCATTGTGGATCAACGTGAAACCGATGCTCAA GATGGAAGTCCTTGTTCTGTCAAAAGTGATGGGCTTAAAAGGAACTTGCACAGTATAGAGTCTTCTGACTATCAAATGGGTGAAACCATGATAG CTGATTCTAGAGAAGTTGATGAAGCGGCAGCAAAAGAGTGGGAGCACACACTTCTACAAAATACTATGGACAAAGAGTTGCACGAGTTGAATAGACGCTTGGAAGAGAAAGAG TCCGAGATGAAACTTTTTGGAGGTGACACAATTGCACTTAAGCATCATTTTGGGAAGAAAATTCAGGAATTAGAGGACGAGAAAAGAGCTGTGCAG CAAGAAAGGGATCGCTTATTGGCCGAAATTGAAAATCTTTCTGCCGGTTCTGATGGACAAAAACAAAAAGTACAAGATATCCATGCTCAGAAACTAAAATCCCTTGAAGCACAG ATTCTGGATCTTAAGAAGAAACAAGAGAACCAAGTTCAACTTTTAAAGCAGAAACAGAAGAGTGATGAAGCTGCAAAACGACTGCAAGATGAAATTCAATCCATAAAGGCGCAAAAG GTTCAGTTGCAACATAGGATAAAACAAGAGGCAGAGCAATTCCGTCAGTGGAAAGCCTCTCGAGAAAAGGAACTGTTGCAG TTACGGAAAGAGGGCCGGAGAAATGAGTATGAAAGGCATAAGCTGCAAGCTTTAAATCAGCGCCAGAAAATG GTTCTCCAAAGGAAAACTGAGGAGGCTGCCATGGCCACCAAGAGGCTAAAAGAATTGCTGGAAGCTCGTAAATCTTCTGCCCGTGATAACACGG CTATTGCCAATGGGAATGGAACAAATGGTCAG ACCAATGAGAAAGCGCTACAACGTTGGCTAGATCATGAGTTAGAAGTAATGGTGAATGTGCATGAAGTTCGCTTTGAATATGAGAAGCAAAGCCAAGT GAGAGCTGCACTAGCAGAAGAGTTAGCTGTCCTGAAGCAAGTAGATGAGTTTGCTTCAAAGGGGCTGAGCCCTCCAAGAGGAAAGAATGGATTTGCCAG GGCATCCTCCATGTCACCAAATGCAAGAGTGGCCAGAATATCTTCACTTGAGAATATGCTCAGCATATCCTCTAATTCACTTGTAGCAATGGCTTCGCAACTTTCAGAAGCAGAAGAACGGGAGCGCGCCTTCACTAATCGTGGACGTTGGAATCAGTTGCGCTCCATGGGAGATGCAAAGAACCTGCTTCAGTATATGTTCAATTCTCTTGGAGATACAAG GTGTCAATTATGGGAAAAAGACATGGAAATCAAAGAAATGAAAGAACAACTTAAAGAACTTGTAGGTCTGTTGCGGCAGAGCGAGCTACGAAGAAAAGAAGTTGAGAATGAGCTAAGAGAGCAAGCTGATGCCATTGCATTGGCTACGGCAGCTACG GGGAACTCTCCAAATTCATTGAAACATGTTGCTGATGACATGAACGGTTCATTATCTCCAATGTCTGTGCCAGCACAGAAACAGCTGAAATATAGCCCAGGTATTGTTAATGGCCCAGCCAGAGAGTCTGCAGCATTCATAGGTCAAACACGAAAG ATGTTACCGCTTGGGCAGTTACCAATGAAGAAGTTGGTAGCTATAGGACAAGCTGGCAATGGCAAACTGTGGAGGTGGAAAAGAAGCCATCACCAATGGCTCCTACAATTCAAATGGAAATGGCAGAAGCCATGGAGACTTTCAGAATGGATCAGACACAGTGATGAAACAATGATAAGGGCAAGGCCTCGTTCTCAAGCTCTAACACATAGAGGCTGA
- the LOC108453006 gene encoding kinesin-like protein KIN-4A isoform X1: MEAAAASEDCCVKVAVHVRPLIGDEKLQGCKDCVTVTSGKPQVQIGTHSFTFDHVYGSTGSPSSSMFEECIVPLVDGLFQGYNATVLAYGQTGSGKTYTMGTGFKDGCQTGIIPQVMNALFGKIESLKHQIEFQLHVSFIEILKEEVRDLLDPTSLNKSDAASPNTGKVHVPGKPPIQIRESSNGVITLAGSTEVSVSTLKEMAACLEQGSLSRATGSTNMNNQSSRSHAIFTITLEQMRKLNPVSGDGSPNDIMSEEYLCAKLHLVDLAGSERAKRTGSDGMRFKEGVHINKGLLALGNVISALGDEKKRKEGVHVPYRDSKLTRLLQDSLGGNSRTVMIACISPADINAEETLNTLKYANRARNIQNKPVVNRDPMSNEMLKMRQQLEHLQAELCARGGSDEVQVLKERIAWLEAANEDLCQELQEFRSRCTIVDQRETDAQDGSPCSVKSDGLKRNLHSIESSDYQMGETMIAADSREVDEAAAKEWEHTLLQNTMDKELHELNRRLEEKESEMKLFGGDTIALKHHFGKKIQELEDEKRAVQQERDRLLAEIENLSAGSDGQKQKVQDIHAQKLKSLEAQILDLKKKQENQVQLLKQKQKSDEAAKRLQDEIQSIKAQKVQLQHRIKQEAEQFRQWKASREKELLQLRKEGRRNEYERHKLQALNQRQKMVLQRKTEEAAMATKRLKELLEARKSSARDNTAIANGNGTNGQTNEKALQRWLDHELEVMVNVHEVRFEYEKQSQVRAALAEELAVLKQVDEFASKGLSPPRGKNGFARASSMSPNARVARISSLENMLSISSNSLVAMASQLSEAEERERAFTNRGRWNQLRSMGDAKNLLQYMFNSLGDTRCQLWEKDMEIKEMKEQLKELVGLLRQSELRRKEVENELREQADAIALATAATGNSPNSLKHVADDMNGSLSPMSVPAQKQLKYSPGIVNGPARESAAFIGQTRKMLPLGQLPMKKLVAIGQAGNGKLWRWKRSHHQWLLQFKWKWQKPWRLSEWIRHSDETMIRARPRSQALTHRG; the protein is encoded by the exons ATGGAAGCTGCTGCAGCTTCTGAGGACTGTTGTGTTAAGGTTGCGGTTCATGTAAGACCGCTTATTGGTGATGAAAAGCTTCAAGGTTGTAAAGATTGTGTTACTGTCACCTCAGGAAAGCCACAG GTACAAATTGGGACACATTCTTTTACATTTGATCATGTCTATGGAAGCACCGGTTCTCCCTCATCTTCCATGTTTGAGGAATGCATTGTTCCCCTTGTCGATGGCTTATTCCAAGGATACAATGCTACTGTTCTTGCTTATGGACAG ACCGGATCGGGTAAAACGTATACTATGGGCACAGGCTTCAAAGATGGTTGCCAAACAGGAATCATTCCTCAAGTAATGAATGCTTTGTTTGGCAAGATTGAAAGCCTAAAACATCAAATAGAATTTCAATTGCACGTTTCCTTCATCGAG ATTTTGAAAGAAGAAGTGCGAGATTTGCTGGATCCTACTTCTTTGAACAAATCAGATGCTGCAAGTCCGAATACGGGGAAAGTACATGTCCCTGGCAAACCACCAATACAGATTCGTGAATCATCAAATGGTGTTATTACACTTGCAGGATCTACGGAAGTTAGTGTCAGTACATTAAAAGAAATGGCTGCTTGCCTAGAACAGGGATCATTGAGTAGGGCAACAGGGAGTACAAACATGAACAACCAGTCAAG TCGCTCACATGCAATCTTCACCATCACCTTAGAGCAAATGCGTAAACTCAATCCTGTTTCTGGAGATGGAAGTCCTAATGACATTATGAGTGAAGAATATCTTTGTGCCAAGTTACATTTGGTTGATCTTGCTGGATCGGAGCGAGCAAAAAGAACGGGTTCCGATGGTATGCGTTTTAAAGAAG GAGTTCATATCAACAAGGGTCTGCTTGCACTTGGTAATGTCATCAGTGCACTTGGTGATGAAAAAAAGCGAAAAGAAGGTGTTCATGTTCCATATCGAGATAGTAAACTTACTCGGCTTTTGCAG GATTCACTTGGTGGCAACAGCAGAACTGTGATGATAG CCTGCATTAGTCCTGCTGACATCAATGCAGAGGAAACCCTTAATACTCTAAAGTATGCAAATCGTGCTCGCAACATCCAAAACAAGCCCGTT GTTAACCGAGATCCTATGTCCAATGAGATGCTAAAGATGCGTCAACAATTAGAGCATCTGCAAGCAGAACTTTGTGCACGTGGGGGTTCTGATGAAGTACAG GTTCTCAAGGAAAGGATTGCTTGGCTTGAAGCTGCTAATGAGGATCTTTGCCAAGAGCTTCAGGAGTTCCGTAGCAGATGCACCATTGTGGATCAACGTGAAACCGATGCTCAA GATGGAAGTCCTTGTTCTGTCAAAAGTGATGGGCTTAAAAGGAACTTGCACAGTATAGAGTCTTCTGACTATCAAATGGGTGAAACCATGATAG CAGCTGATTCTAGAGAAGTTGATGAAGCGGCAGCAAAAGAGTGGGAGCACACACTTCTACAAAATACTATGGACAAAGAGTTGCACGAGTTGAATAGACGCTTGGAAGAGAAAGAG TCCGAGATGAAACTTTTTGGAGGTGACACAATTGCACTTAAGCATCATTTTGGGAAGAAAATTCAGGAATTAGAGGACGAGAAAAGAGCTGTGCAG CAAGAAAGGGATCGCTTATTGGCCGAAATTGAAAATCTTTCTGCCGGTTCTGATGGACAAAAACAAAAAGTACAAGATATCCATGCTCAGAAACTAAAATCCCTTGAAGCACAG ATTCTGGATCTTAAGAAGAAACAAGAGAACCAAGTTCAACTTTTAAAGCAGAAACAGAAGAGTGATGAAGCTGCAAAACGACTGCAAGATGAAATTCAATCCATAAAGGCGCAAAAG GTTCAGTTGCAACATAGGATAAAACAAGAGGCAGAGCAATTCCGTCAGTGGAAAGCCTCTCGAGAAAAGGAACTGTTGCAG TTACGGAAAGAGGGCCGGAGAAATGAGTATGAAAGGCATAAGCTGCAAGCTTTAAATCAGCGCCAGAAAATG GTTCTCCAAAGGAAAACTGAGGAGGCTGCCATGGCCACCAAGAGGCTAAAAGAATTGCTGGAAGCTCGTAAATCTTCTGCCCGTGATAACACGG CTATTGCCAATGGGAATGGAACAAATGGTCAG ACCAATGAGAAAGCGCTACAACGTTGGCTAGATCATGAGTTAGAAGTAATGGTGAATGTGCATGAAGTTCGCTTTGAATATGAGAAGCAAAGCCAAGT GAGAGCTGCACTAGCAGAAGAGTTAGCTGTCCTGAAGCAAGTAGATGAGTTTGCTTCAAAGGGGCTGAGCCCTCCAAGAGGAAAGAATGGATTTGCCAG GGCATCCTCCATGTCACCAAATGCAAGAGTGGCCAGAATATCTTCACTTGAGAATATGCTCAGCATATCCTCTAATTCACTTGTAGCAATGGCTTCGCAACTTTCAGAAGCAGAAGAACGGGAGCGCGCCTTCACTAATCGTGGACGTTGGAATCAGTTGCGCTCCATGGGAGATGCAAAGAACCTGCTTCAGTATATGTTCAATTCTCTTGGAGATACAAG GTGTCAATTATGGGAAAAAGACATGGAAATCAAAGAAATGAAAGAACAACTTAAAGAACTTGTAGGTCTGTTGCGGCAGAGCGAGCTACGAAGAAAAGAAGTTGAGAATGAGCTAAGAGAGCAAGCTGATGCCATTGCATTGGCTACGGCAGCTACG GGGAACTCTCCAAATTCATTGAAACATGTTGCTGATGACATGAACGGTTCATTATCTCCAATGTCTGTGCCAGCACAGAAACAGCTGAAATATAGCCCAGGTATTGTTAATGGCCCAGCCAGAGAGTCTGCAGCATTCATAGGTCAAACACGAAAG ATGTTACCGCTTGGGCAGTTACCAATGAAGAAGTTGGTAGCTATAGGACAAGCTGGCAATGGCAAACTGTGGAGGTGGAAAAGAAGCCATCACCAATGGCTCCTACAATTCAAATGGAAATGGCAGAAGCCATGGAGACTTTCAGAATGGATCAGACACAGTGATGAAACAATGATAAGGGCAAGGCCTCGTTCTCAAGCTCTAACACATAGAGGCTGA
- the LOC108452370 gene encoding SUMO-conjugating enzyme SCE1-like isoform X1: MSDGIARSRLAEERKAWRKNHPHGFVAKPMSAPDGSVNLLVWHCVIPGKVGTDWEGGYFPLTINFSEDYPSKPPICKFPNGFFHPNVYPSGNVCLSILSERRGWRPSITVTQILVGIQDLLDQPNASDYAQTEGYRLYVSANTEPRFVPGKSSTASPAISTVSLVIC, encoded by the exons atgtccGACGGTATCGCGCGTAGCCGTCTTGCGGAGGAACGAAAAGCCTGGCGCAAAAATCATCCCCAT GGTTTTGTGGCTAAGCCTATGTCAGCGCCAGATGGGTCTGTTAATTTGTTGGTTTGGCATTGTGTTATCCCCGGCAAAGTAGGG ACTGATTGGGAAGGTGGCTACTTTCCTCTTACTATCAACTTCAGTGAGGACTACCCTAGCAAACCCCCTATATGCAAGTTTCCAAATGGTTTCTTCCACCCTAATGTTTATCCTTCAGGAAATGTGTGCTTATCTATCCTCAGCGAGCGCCGT GGGTGGAGACCCTCCATTACAGTGACGCAAATCCTTGTGGGCATTCAAGATTTGCTTGATCAACCTAATGCTAGCGACTATGCACAAACAGAGGGATATCGGCTTTACGTATCT GCTAATACAGAACCCAGATTTGTACCGGGAAAGAGTTCAACAGCAAGTCCTGCAATATCCACCGTCTCTCTAGTTATATGCTAG
- the LOC108452370 gene encoding SUMO-conjugating enzyme SCE1-like isoform X3, translating to MSDGIARSRLAEERKAWRKNHPHGFVAKPMSAPDGSVNLLVWHCVIPGKVGTDWEGGYFPLTINFSEDYPSKPPICKFPNGFFHPNVYPSGNVCLSILSERRGWRPSITVTQILVGIQDLLDQPNASDYAQTEGYRLYVSNPDLYRERVQQQVLQYPPSL from the exons atgtccGACGGTATCGCGCGTAGCCGTCTTGCGGAGGAACGAAAAGCCTGGCGCAAAAATCATCCCCAT GGTTTTGTGGCTAAGCCTATGTCAGCGCCAGATGGGTCTGTTAATTTGTTGGTTTGGCATTGTGTTATCCCCGGCAAAGTAGGG ACTGATTGGGAAGGTGGCTACTTTCCTCTTACTATCAACTTCAGTGAGGACTACCCTAGCAAACCCCCTATATGCAAGTTTCCAAATGGTTTCTTCCACCCTAATGTTTATCCTTCAGGAAATGTGTGCTTATCTATCCTCAGCGAGCGCCGT GGGTGGAGACCCTCCATTACAGTGACGCAAATCCTTGTGGGCATTCAAGATTTGCTTGATCAACCTAATGCTAGCGACTATGCACAAACAGAGGGATATCGGCTTTACGTATCT AACCCAGATTTGTACCGGGAAAGAGTTCAACAGCAAGTCCTGCAATATCCACCGTCTCTCTAG